CGCTCACGTCGGGATAACGCAGCATCCCCGCATGAGGCTGGATTTCCGCTTCGAGATCGCCGATTCCCACAAAAATGGAAACGGCGAGCCATATTCCCATAGTTCCGAACCTTTGCAACATTTCTCATCCTCCTTCGCGTTTGGAATGGCTTTTAATGAATGTATAATACCAATCTGCGTTAAAATTGCAGCTTATAAATTCCATCGCCCTTTGGGTGAGGGTTAGGGTGAGGGAAATATAAGCCTAATAATATCAACCCTCACCTAACCTCTCCCAATCTTGGGAGAGGAATTTTGAAAACAACAATCTCAATGCATGTTGGTATAATCGCTCTTCACGATATCATTTTCATGCCCTAAACAAAAGATCGTAAATGTCTATAGGGAAAGGATGAACTCATGGCGCAAACAAATACCGATGGCGCCCCCGCTGTTAAAACTCGAAAAGAATTTTCCTTCGTCGCCATTTTTCTCGGCGTCGTTTTATCGGTGATTATGGGCGCGGCGAACGTTTATCTCGGCCTGCGGGCGGGGATGACTGTTTCCGCTTCCATACCCGCCGCCGTGATCGCGATGGGCTTTTTGCATGGCGTATTGGGACGAAAATCGGTGCTCGAATCCAATCTAGTGCAGACGGGCGCGTCGGCGGGGGAATCGCTGGCGGCGGGAATCATATTTACCATGCCCGCCATGATCCTGGCGGGATTGTGGAAATCCTTCGATTTCTGGACTACGACGTTCATTGCGCTGGGAGGCGGACTGCTGGGCGTGCTTTTCATGATTCCCATGCGGCGCGTATTCATCGTCGAAAACAAGGAATTGAAATTTCCCGAAGGCGTAGCCTGCGCCGAAGTGCTGCGCGCGGGAGAGAGTGAAGAAGAAGGAGGAGACTCCGGCGCTAAGTTGGTGTTCGCCAGCGCGGCCTTGGGCGCTTTCTTTAAATTCTGCGCTTCCTATTTGGGACTGATGAGAAGCACGGCGGAATGGGCCGTCTACGCCTCCTCCCGCGTTATCTATTTCGGTATGGATATCTCCCCGGCGCTGGCGGGCGTGGGCTTAATCGTAGGTTTGTCCATTTCTCTGCAAATCTTTCTCGGCGGCGCATTGGGTTGGCTGATCGCCATTCCGCTGATGAAAGCCGATCCCGCTTCCGGTTCGGCTTTGGACGCCGCATGGGATTTGTGGGATCGTCAAGTCCGATATATTGGAGTGGGCGCGATGCTGGTGGGCGGCGTCCTTTCCATCTGGCAGGTTCGAAGCGGCTTAGTTTCCGCCGCGCGCGAAATGTTAGCGTCGCATCGTCCGGCGAAGAAGCGTTATCCCTCCGCTTTCTCATCCTCCAGCGAACCTCTCGCCATCCCGCCGGAAGAACAAAATCTCAGCGGCGCGTCGATCGTTATCTTTTCCTTGATCTGCATCGTCCTTATGGCGGGCGTCTATTTCGTTTCGCTCAACGAACATTTCGGCATTACAGCGCTGATTACCGTCATAATGGTTCTCATGGCCTTTTTTTTCACGGCGGTAGCCAGTTACCTCGTGGGATTGGTGGGAAACTCCAATAGCCCCGTTTCCGGCATGGCGATCACGGCGTTGTTGGCAACGGGAGCAATGATCCATGTTTTTGGCTACAGCGGGACGGAAGGAATGATCGCGGCGTTGGGAGTGGCGGGCGTGGTCTGTTGCGTCGCCTGTACTTCCGGCGACGTCTGCAACGACCTCAAAACCGGCCACTTGGTCGGAGCCTCCCCGCGCTATCAACAGATCATGCAAATTCTCGGCGTCATCGCCGCCGCATTCATTATGGCGCCGATTATGACCGTGCTGCATGAAGGTTCGATCAATGACGGAACCGGAGGCATCGGCGGACGAGTATTGGCTGCTCCGCAAGCGGCGCTTTTCGCCTCGCTGGTCAACGGCTTCTTCGGCGACGGCCAACTGCCCTGGAATATGGTTTATTGGGGCTTAGGCATCGGCGCCCTCATCATTGTCATCGACAAAATTTTATACCTGTTCCAATGCGAATTCCGTTTGCACGTCATGGCGGTGGCTGTGGGCATCTATTTGCCTTTCGGACTCTCGACGCCCATTCTGCTCGGCGGCCTGCTCAACGCCATGATGAAAGGCGCAATAAAGGATAAGATTTCGGGAATGCAAAAAAGAGGCGTTCTGGCCGCTTCGGGAATCATCGCGGGGGAATCGCTCACCGGCGTGCTTCTTGGTTTTTTGACGTATATGGAGTACAAATCGCAA
The window above is part of the Candidatus Omnitrophota bacterium genome. Proteins encoded here:
- a CDS encoding oligopeptide transporter, OPT family, which codes for MAQTNTDGAPAVKTRKEFSFVAIFLGVVLSVIMGAANVYLGLRAGMTVSASIPAAVIAMGFLHGVLGRKSVLESNLVQTGASAGESLAAGIIFTMPAMILAGLWKSFDFWTTTFIALGGGLLGVLFMIPMRRVFIVENKELKFPEGVACAEVLRAGESEEEGGDSGAKLVFASAALGAFFKFCASYLGLMRSTAEWAVYASSRVIYFGMDISPALAGVGLIVGLSISLQIFLGGALGWLIAIPLMKADPASGSALDAAWDLWDRQVRYIGVGAMLVGGVLSIWQVRSGLVSAAREMLASHRPAKKRYPSAFSSSSEPLAIPPEEQNLSGASIVIFSLICIVLMAGVYFVSLNEHFGITALITVIMVLMAFFFTAVASYLVGLVGNSNSPVSGMAITALLATGAMIHVFGYSGTEGMIAALGVAGVVCCVACTSGDVCNDLKTGHLVGASPRYQQIMQILGVIAAAFIMAPIMTVLHEGSINDGTGGIGGRVLAAPQAALFASLVNGFFGDGQLPWNMVYWGLGIGALIIVIDKILYLFQCEFRLHVMAVAVGIYLPFGLSTPILLGGLLNAMMKGAIKDKISGMQKRGVLAASGIIAGESLTGVLLGFLTYMEYKSQNWGEFLGGGGMDILSVMGMFAILFWMHRQSSRVQ